In Sphingobacterium sp. lm-10, one DNA window encodes the following:
- the plsY gene encoding glycerol-3-phosphate 1-O-acyltransferase PlsY, whose amino-acid sequence MISVYLSGIVILAYLFGSIPTAVWFGKAFYGVDVREYGSGNAGATNTFRVLGAKAGSVVMFVDILKGWTATNLPYLLDSSVIGNANATTFVNFQLALGVIAVIGHLFPIFAGFRGGKGVATLFGMVLAIHLYAALICVTVFIAVLLITHYVSLSSILAGFTFPISIAFIFKTSVPSILLYGIAICALILVTHQKNIERLLKGHESKIYLFRRRSG is encoded by the coding sequence ATGATTTCTGTTTATCTGTCGGGCATCGTCATATTGGCTTATCTTTTTGGTTCAATACCCACGGCGGTTTGGTTCGGAAAGGCATTTTATGGGGTGGACGTACGTGAGTATGGGAGTGGTAACGCCGGAGCTACTAACACCTTTCGAGTATTGGGTGCTAAAGCAGGTTCCGTGGTGATGTTTGTAGACATCCTCAAAGGATGGACAGCTACTAATCTTCCTTACCTCTTAGATTCTTCTGTAATCGGAAATGCCAATGCCACCACATTTGTTAACTTTCAATTGGCTTTAGGAGTTATCGCAGTGATAGGTCATCTATTCCCCATTTTTGCCGGTTTTCGCGGTGGTAAAGGTGTAGCCACACTCTTTGGTATGGTACTGGCTATTCATTTGTATGCAGCGCTGATCTGTGTGACTGTTTTTATTGCTGTTTTACTCATAACCCATTACGTATCACTGAGTTCTATTTTAGCTGGTTTTACCTTTCCGATTAGTATTGCCTTTATTTTTAAAACCAGCGTTCCGTCTATATTGCTATATGGTATCGCTATATGTGCTCTAATTTTGGTCACACACCAAAAGAACATTGAACGGTTATTAAAGGGGCATGAATCAAAAATATATCTCTTCCGACGCAGATCTGGTTGA
- a CDS encoding M48 family metallopeptidase, with the protein MKKITKYIPLALISAVLVGCATSAITGRRYLRLVDSETINQQASVAYKEFLGSNSSKVVTGTAQATMVKNVGNRIATATQQFLTERGIADNFNFNWEFNLVESPDVNAWCMPGGKVAVYTGILPITATEAGLATVMGHEIAHAIEEHSVAQISNQMALQLGGAVVGGAAQLSRNRSVGIFNQVYGIGGNLGMLRFSRQDELAADRAGIIIMALAGYDPNEAVQFWSRMANAKSGQSQPEFLSTHPSDARRISQLESLVPEAMKHYRK; encoded by the coding sequence ATGAAAAAAATAACAAAATATATACCACTGGCCTTGATTTCTGCCGTGTTGGTTGGTTGTGCGACGTCTGCTATTACGGGGCGCAGATATTTAAGACTAGTTGATTCGGAGACCATTAATCAACAGGCATCTGTTGCATACAAAGAGTTCTTGGGGAGTAACAGCTCGAAAGTAGTTACCGGTACAGCACAAGCCACCATGGTAAAAAACGTGGGTAATCGTATAGCGACAGCGACACAACAGTTTTTAACGGAAAGAGGAATCGCAGATAATTTCAATTTCAATTGGGAGTTTAATTTAGTAGAAAGCCCAGATGTAAATGCATGGTGTATGCCTGGTGGTAAAGTGGCTGTCTATACTGGTATTCTTCCAATAACAGCTACAGAAGCTGGTTTGGCCACGGTGATGGGACATGAAATTGCACACGCGATTGAAGAACACTCTGTTGCACAGATATCTAACCAAATGGCTTTGCAGTTAGGTGGCGCAGTCGTAGGTGGTGCGGCACAATTGAGTAGAAATAGAAGTGTCGGCATCTTTAATCAAGTATATGGTATTGGTGGAAATCTAGGTATGTTGCGCTTTTCCAGACAGGATGAGTTAGCTGCAGACCGTGCTGGAATCATTATCATGGCTTTGGCGGGATACGATCCGAATGAAGCTGTTCAATTTTGGAGCAGGATGGCAAACGCTAAATCTGGTCAGTCTCAGCCAGAATTTTTGAGTACGCACCCAAGTGATGCAAGACGTATTAGCCAGTTGGAATCATTGGTTCCGGAGGCGATGAAACACTATAGAAAATAA
- a CDS encoding ABC transporter ATP-binding protein, which yields MDLLINNLTKTYDNGVKALDGIDLHIKPGMFGLLGPNGAGKSTLMRTIATLQRPDKGTVSFGDIDVLKDPMQLRRVLGYLPQEFGVYPNMSAEDLLDYFAHLKGVSSRVDRKKIVQKVLEITNLYQVKSKSVSGYSGGMKQRFGIAQLLLNDPKLIIVDEPTAGLDPAERQRFLNVLREIGTNHTVIFSTHIVDDVRELCHELAIVNGGKVLYRGSSQAGEDDLRGKIWTNNIDREAFDAVNSQYNVISSSYNRDNSLNIRVYNEQSPGEQFASAEPILEDVYFVSLKRDSQHV from the coding sequence ATGGATCTATTGATTAATAACCTGACAAAAACATATGACAATGGCGTGAAGGCCTTAGATGGGATCGACTTGCACATTAAACCCGGTATGTTTGGACTATTAGGTCCTAATGGAGCTGGAAAATCTACATTGATGCGTACCATAGCTACACTACAGCGACCAGATAAGGGTACAGTATCTTTCGGCGATATAGATGTATTGAAAGATCCTATGCAATTGCGCCGTGTTTTAGGTTATCTTCCGCAGGAGTTTGGCGTGTATCCCAACATGTCTGCAGAAGATTTATTAGACTATTTTGCCCATTTAAAAGGAGTCAGTAGTCGCGTTGATCGTAAGAAAATTGTACAGAAGGTGTTGGAGATCACGAACCTATATCAAGTAAAATCCAAGAGTGTTAGTGGGTATTCCGGCGGTATGAAGCAGCGTTTTGGAATTGCTCAACTTCTGCTGAATGATCCTAAATTGATTATCGTCGATGAGCCTACAGCGGGACTTGATCCAGCAGAAAGACAGCGTTTCTTAAATGTACTTCGTGAGATCGGTACCAATCATACGGTTATTTTTTCGACACATATCGTCGATGATGTGCGCGAATTGTGCCACGAACTGGCTATCGTAAATGGCGGAAAGGTACTATACCGAGGTAGTTCACAGGCTGGCGAAGATGATTTGCGCGGTAAGATATGGACAAACAATATCGATCGGGAAGCTTTTGACGCCGTCAACAGCCAATATAATGTCATCTCGTCCAGCTATAATAGAGACAACTCACTCAACATTAGAGTATACAATGAGCAAAGTCCGGGCGAACAGTTCGCCTCCGCAGAGCCGATCTTGGAAGATGTGTACTTTGTTTCATTAAAAAGAGATAGCCAACATGTTTAG
- a CDS encoding M1 family aminopeptidase → MFSTIFSFEIKRWLRNPVFYVYCVLFFVVSVFTSMSSLGAFDAVTVTTSSPTYVNSPVNVAGFLNAFSTLVYFLLPTIIGASVYRDYQYQMHHVLFSYPLTKPAYLSAKFLSSLCITLVIPVACVLGFIVAQYMPNVNQELLGPNDVLAYFQAFLVIIVPNMVLFGLLVFAVVNYARNVYIGFIFVLLLFVLQTVLGMLGGNMENQYLVALLDPFGFSPISYYTKYWSVAEQNTRYLPFTGVMLYNRLIWLGVAAVIGVLVYRSFSFSHLGHQFARRKDGNRVIKENFGSVMKIDLPKVRLFYDFWSRLGVAFRISLYDLKAIVRNWTFIVIMVIAVLMVLIVTASVGNLMGTETYPVTWKLLSTIGSVYSFFIVILIFLFSGILIQRARMAKMDLLVDSTAVPNWVLYFSKILALLQMTVLILLTSMLTGIGYQIYHGFYHFEIGHYLMELFVLDLPKYLVFVLFGLFIHSFFKNYFVGFIVCLAIFIGLPFLSRIGIEQAIYKFNAGPSYEYSDMNSYGSLRTYFYYRLYWFLFSVVLTGIALLFWRRGLMGSFKGRFSTLSQRVKLGLILPTAFAAIAFVGLGYAIYYQNNIAEPYYSDQDREKILVDIEKKYHHYGDMPAPRLIDVKLNMDIFPEERNYQASLRMVYVNRTDRPIDTLFMSHDDNITSERFSIENATVIDDTVANIKIYVLATPLQPLDTMEMAFSFANKPNTFLKDKSPILANGTFINSSMFPTFAYDPGMELTDNKVRAKYGLPPKDRMPDPTNTEALGNNYISHDADWIDFEATVSTSSDQIAIAPGYLQKEWTGEDGRRYFHYQMDNKMLNFYSVISARFEVMRDSLNDVNLEIYYHRDHTYNLDRMMASMKKSLEYYEANYSPYQFTQLRVIEFPMTHGTFAQAFANTVPFSEAIGFIAKVDEDDPNGIDYPYSVIAHEFAHQWWAHQVIGARVKGVTMMSESLAEYSSLKVLEHTYGTHQMRRFLKEALDSYLQGRSNEQLGENPLMYNENQGYIHYNKGSLAMYALSDLMGEQPFNAMLSDYIDAVAFQYPPYTTSLEFVELMRERVPDSLRYTIRDMFETITLYDNKITNVSSKALSNGKYQVDLEFQVSKYRTDAKGKKSFEDIVSTGLKADVDGEEVRSLPLGDYIDVAIFGEPSKAGAHQVDNPIYTKRIKVNEIKNKMQIVVSSKPLEVGVDPNNKLIDADSNDNRKKI, encoded by the coding sequence ATGTTTAGTACTATCTTTTCTTTCGAAATCAAGCGTTGGCTTCGCAATCCCGTTTTTTACGTGTATTGTGTGCTCTTTTTTGTGGTGTCGGTATTTACATCGATGTCGTCTTTGGGCGCCTTTGATGCGGTAACAGTCACCACATCTAGCCCAACATATGTCAATTCACCGGTAAATGTAGCTGGTTTTCTTAATGCATTCTCTACGTTAGTTTATTTTCTGCTGCCTACCATTATTGGCGCATCGGTGTACCGAGATTATCAGTATCAAATGCACCATGTGCTTTTCTCTTATCCGTTGACGAAACCCGCTTATCTTTCTGCTAAATTCTTAAGTAGCTTATGCATTACGCTAGTCATTCCGGTAGCTTGTGTTCTCGGTTTTATCGTTGCACAATATATGCCAAATGTGAATCAAGAGTTGTTGGGTCCCAATGATGTATTGGCGTATTTCCAAGCATTCTTGGTAATCATTGTGCCTAATATGGTGTTGTTTGGTTTGCTGGTTTTTGCGGTAGTCAACTATGCCAGAAACGTCTATATCGGCTTTATCTTCGTGCTGTTACTCTTTGTATTGCAAACGGTGTTGGGCATGTTGGGAGGCAATATGGAAAACCAATACTTAGTAGCTTTGTTAGACCCGTTTGGCTTCAGTCCAATAAGTTATTACACCAAATACTGGAGTGTAGCGGAGCAGAATACCCGTTATTTACCATTCACGGGTGTTATGCTATACAACAGGCTGATTTGGCTGGGCGTAGCTGCTGTAATCGGCGTATTGGTTTACCGTTCTTTTAGCTTTTCACATTTAGGTCATCAATTTGCCAGACGTAAAGATGGTAACCGTGTGATTAAGGAAAACTTCGGCAGCGTGATGAAGATTGATTTGCCAAAGGTCAGATTGTTTTATGATTTCTGGAGCCGTTTAGGTGTGGCTTTTCGAATCTCACTCTACGACTTGAAAGCCATTGTGCGCAATTGGACCTTTATCGTTATTATGGTAATTGCCGTGTTGATGGTTCTTATCGTAACAGCATCTGTCGGAAATTTGATGGGAACAGAAACGTATCCAGTAACCTGGAAGCTGTTATCTACAATTGGATCAGTTTATAGCTTTTTTATTGTGATCCTGATCTTCCTTTTCTCCGGCATCCTGATCCAACGGGCTCGCATGGCGAAGATGGATTTGCTTGTAGATTCGACCGCAGTACCCAATTGGGTGTTGTACTTCTCCAAGATTTTGGCTTTGCTGCAGATGACAGTGTTGATTCTGCTGACCAGTATGCTTACCGGAATTGGATATCAGATTTACCATGGTTTCTACCACTTTGAGATCGGTCATTACCTCATGGAATTGTTTGTTTTAGATCTGCCAAAGTACCTCGTTTTCGTTCTCTTTGGTCTATTTATACATTCTTTCTTCAAAAATTACTTCGTCGGATTTATTGTTTGCTTGGCGATCTTTATTGGTTTACCTTTTCTATCCCGAATAGGGATAGAACAAGCTATTTATAAGTTTAATGCTGGCCCGAGCTATGAGTATTCTGATATGAATAGTTATGGCAGCTTGCGTACCTACTTCTACTATCGATTATATTGGTTTTTGTTTTCTGTTGTGCTCACGGGCATTGCACTGCTATTTTGGAGACGAGGATTGATGGGAAGTTTTAAAGGTCGGTTCAGTACACTCAGCCAACGTGTAAAACTCGGCTTGATACTACCTACAGCATTCGCCGCGATTGCCTTTGTCGGGCTGGGATATGCCATTTATTATCAAAATAATATTGCGGAGCCCTATTATTCCGATCAGGATCGTGAAAAAATCTTGGTAGATATTGAGAAAAAATACCATCATTATGGTGACATGCCTGCACCACGTCTTATTGACGTGAAACTGAATATGGATATCTTTCCTGAAGAGCGCAATTACCAAGCTTCATTACGTATGGTGTATGTAAATCGTACCGATAGGCCGATCGACACCTTATTTATGTCGCACGACGATAATATTACGTCGGAACGATTTTCCATTGAGAACGCTACGGTAATAGATGATACCGTAGCAAACATAAAAATCTATGTATTGGCAACACCATTGCAGCCATTGGACACGATGGAGATGGCCTTTTCTTTTGCCAATAAGCCCAATACATTTTTGAAGGATAAGTCACCAATCTTGGCCAATGGAACGTTTATCAACAGTAGCATGTTTCCAACATTTGCCTACGATCCTGGAATGGAGCTGACCGACAATAAAGTGAGAGCGAAATACGGACTTCCTCCAAAAGATAGGATGCCTGATCCGACAAATACGGAAGCGCTGGGCAATAATTATATCTCGCACGATGCGGATTGGATCGATTTTGAGGCTACGGTAAGCACTTCATCCGATCAGATTGCTATAGCACCCGGATACCTGCAAAAAGAATGGACTGGAGAAGACGGACGGCGTTATTTCCATTACCAGATGGACAATAAAATGCTGAATTTCTATTCCGTGATCTCTGCACGTTTTGAGGTGATGCGCGATTCTTTGAATGATGTAAATCTGGAAATCTACTATCACCGTGATCACACCTATAACCTGGATCGCATGATGGCTTCCATGAAAAAATCACTGGAATATTACGAAGCCAACTATAGCCCGTATCAATTTACTCAATTGCGGGTAATCGAGTTTCCAATGACGCATGGCACCTTTGCGCAAGCATTTGCCAATACGGTTCCGTTCTCGGAAGCGATTGGCTTTATTGCTAAAGTGGACGAAGACGATCCGAACGGAATAGACTATCCATATAGCGTGATCGCACATGAATTTGCACATCAGTGGTGGGCACATCAGGTGATTGGAGCCCGGGTGAAGGGGGTGACCATGATGTCCGAATCCCTGGCAGAGTATAGCTCCTTAAAAGTACTGGAACATACGTATGGCACGCATCAAATGCGTCGCTTTCTTAAGGAAGCGCTTGATAGCTATCTGCAGGGTCGCTCCAACGAACAGTTGGGAGAAAATCCGCTTATGTATAATGAAAATCAAGGTTACATTCATTACAACAAAGGGTCTTTAGCCATGTATGCACTTAGTGATTTGATGGGAGAGCAGCCCTTCAATGCGATGTTGAGCGATTATATTGATGCGGTTGCCTTTCAATATCCTCCATATACCACCTCCTTGGAGTTTGTTGAACTTATGAGAGAGCGAGTGCCTGATTCGCTTCGATATACCATTCGTGATATGTTTGAAACGATTACGCTTTACGATAATAAGATTACGAACGTCAGTTCCAAAGCGCTGTCCAATGGCAAGTACCAGGTCGACCTTGAGTTTCAAGTATCGAAATACCGCACGGATGCCAAAGGGAAGAAAAGTTTTGAGGACATAGTAAGTACTGGCCTAAAAGCGGACGTGGATGGCGAAGAGGTACGCTCGCTTCCATTGGGCGATTACATTGATGTCGCCATCTTTGGAGAACCAAGTAAAGCTGGCGCACACCAAGTCGACAACCCGATTTATACGAAGCGCATTAAGGTCAATGAGATCAAAAATAAAATGCAAATCGTGGTAAGTAGTAAGCCGCTTGAGGTTGGGGTAGATCCGAATAACAAGTTGATTGATGCCGATTCCAACGATAATCGGAAGAAGATATAG
- the nadC gene encoding carboxylating nicotinate-nucleotide diphosphorylase, whose protein sequence is MDRNFRERLHQFVALAMLEDVGEGDHTTLSTVATDQSGEAKLLVKESGVLAGVEVGIEIIQYIDSTIEVEKLLSDGDQVSVGDIVLYMRGKIHSILKIERLLLNVIQRMSGIASRTQEYIDLLEGTTTQVLDTRKTTPGIRFLEKEAVRIGGGTNHRFGLYDMILIKDNHVDYAGGIVAALDRAFQYRSEKGLTIPIEIEVRNIEELNEVLRAEDKVDRVMLDNFSPEETQEAVKLINGRLITESSGGITLDTIRAYALAGVDFISVGALTHSVKSLDLSLKAKLI, encoded by the coding sequence ATGGATAGGAATTTTCGGGAACGGCTACATCAGTTTGTAGCGTTGGCGATGTTAGAGGATGTAGGTGAAGGCGATCATACGACACTATCCACTGTTGCCACAGATCAATCTGGCGAAGCTAAATTATTGGTAAAGGAGTCTGGAGTATTAGCCGGAGTAGAGGTCGGTATCGAAATCATTCAATACATAGACAGTACCATAGAGGTCGAAAAATTGCTTTCCGACGGTGACCAGGTATCTGTAGGAGATATCGTTCTTTACATGCGCGGGAAGATTCATTCCATTCTTAAAATAGAAAGATTACTCTTAAATGTGATTCAGCGTATGTCGGGTATTGCGAGTCGTACGCAGGAATACATTGATCTGTTAGAAGGAACTACTACGCAAGTGTTAGACACGCGCAAGACCACGCCAGGGATCCGCTTTCTGGAGAAAGAAGCAGTACGAATCGGAGGAGGAACCAACCACCGCTTTGGACTATATGATATGATTCTCATAAAGGACAACCACGTGGACTATGCTGGCGGCATCGTAGCAGCCTTGGATCGTGCGTTTCAATACCGTAGTGAGAAAGGATTGACTATTCCTATAGAAATTGAGGTGAGAAACATAGAGGAGCTAAACGAAGTGCTGCGCGCGGAGGACAAAGTCGATCGCGTAATGCTAGATAACTTTAGCCCAGAAGAAACGCAGGAAGCCGTTAAATTGATCAATGGTCGTTTAATTACAGAGTCTTCCGGCGGGATTACATTAGATACGATCAGAGCGTATGCACTTGCCGGCGTGGATTTTATTTCGGTTGGCGCATTGACGCATTCTGTCAAGAGTTTGGATTTGAGTCTAAAAGCCAAATTAATTTAG
- a CDS encoding DUF4783 domain-containing protein, translated as MMTDVLGDMEQEIYLGLKEGNAKRIAAYFADHVSVTLKNDTGYYSKFQSEMVLKEFLRTFRATEVKQVPVTTKSGKQNYRTYEFITSSQTFRVFVRFATEGDKILIGEIRIE; from the coding sequence ATGATGACCGACGTGCTTGGCGATATGGAACAGGAAATCTACCTGGGCCTGAAGGAGGGTAATGCAAAAAGAATAGCCGCATACTTTGCCGATCACGTATCCGTGACGTTAAAAAACGATACAGGTTACTATTCCAAATTTCAATCGGAAATGGTACTCAAAGAGTTTTTGCGAACCTTTCGTGCTACCGAAGTAAAACAGGTGCCTGTGACGACTAAAAGCGGAAAGCAGAATTATAGAACTTACGAATTCATTACCTCGTCCCAAACATTTAGAGTGTTTGTGCGCTTCGCCACGGAAGGCGATAAAATACTCATCGGAGAAATACGTATCGAGTAA